The proteins below come from a single Stigmatopora argus isolate UIUO_Sarg chromosome 11, RoL_Sarg_1.0, whole genome shotgun sequence genomic window:
- the LOC144084355 gene encoding ubiquitin carboxyl-terminal hydrolase 54-like isoform X1, giving the protein MSWKRNYFTAGGGGTAATWTSVASSKGLSNEPGQNSCFLNSALQVLWHLDIFRRSFRQLTSHKCMEDSCVFCALKGIFAQFQHSSDTVLPSDALRSALAETFRDERRFQLGTMDDAAECFENILTRMHFHVAEESREDVCTARCCIPHRKFAMTLLEQCVCSSCGASSDPLPFVQMVHYVSTTSLCNQAVKMLESRQNATPGMFGELLRNAGMGDLRDCPSRCGHQLRTTRVLLNSPEIVAIGLVWDSDHSDLAEDVIHTLGTCLRLGDLFYRVTEEKARRAELYLVGVVCYYGRHYSTFFFQTKIRRWMYFDDAHVKEIGPKWKDVVWRCIKGHYQPLLLLYADPRGTPVPAQDRDPAPRHDKASYDSEDSGREPSVSSDARTDSSTESGSSRRPSRPTTTVAGSGRLDEPEAVGSAPDAKQQPQPWRKGGPVLGPVRDRRRGSNRPRRAKADGESSWAGYHSEGETLKERQVPRKLCDWKESMSDILHGRSPSSSSSSPAAAGTVPASRPEAARAGRRPSWRPRHEVLNMDAVLARRGHGGYSPLSAAPAAEAGGGAPPSGLIQRMESGYESSERNGGSPVDPERASGPSWRNARSKSGGPVPREVLPASRGSPAPPAGPSELDELQEKVLKNAREEEELRRREKDREARLGFDPRPGKYLDLDKLQIQGRCDGPDRCPEVSEAELLLDQSVRLEQARQVAAALSAVNDAVSKLTWASGGGGGDGVSGAHSRRQRCLRRARGRQQRLLLLLRQQRHPSEKPVPHQILLTKTCDERPPLPVPPLPVPPLPVPSEFPPPTQRKGEEPFPPAGKWSRSPLVDPAPPPGTSRPWGAGGVPPVERWAQNVNRYYNSQNATATEPPDEELSELDSLYQASLRCHFSNTKTEARRTLSAPRHSETPTAEMERRAWRTPGAEDDDESYSAENLRRVWQNLRRSASAASTAARSSSHDGVRWRSAPPRSSDATAAPPLTYGTLPAALRRGTSWTLPGRPRGGAPLALHASPFQRRPRESPS; this is encoded by the exons ATGTCCTGGAAGAGGAACTACTTTacggcgggcggcggcggcacgGCGGCCACGTGGACCTCCGTCGCATCCAGTAAAGGGCTGAGCAACGAGCCGGGACAAAACAGCTGCTTCCTAAATAGCGCCCTGCAG GTCCTTTGGCATTTGGACATTTTCCGCCGCAGCTTCCGACAGCTGACGTCCCACAAGTGCATGGAGGACTCGTGTGTCTTCTGCGCTCTCAAG GGCATCTTCGCCCAGTTCCAGCACAGCAGCGACACGGTCCTGCCCTCGGACGCCCTCCGCAGCGCCCTGGCCGAGACCTTCCGGGACGAGCGGCGCTTCCAGCTGGGCACCATGGACGACGCCGCCGAGTGCTTT GAGAACATCCTGACCAGGATGCACTTCCACGTGGCCGAGGAGTCCCGAGAAGACGTCTGCACGGCCAGGTGCTGCATCCCGCATCGCAAGTTCGCCATGACGCTCTTGGAACAG TGTGTGTGCAGCAGCTGCGGCGCATCTTCGGACCCGTTGCCCTTCGTTCAAATGGTCCATTATGTCTCCACCACCTCCCTGTG CAACCAGGCGGTGAAGATGCTGGAGTCCCGGCAGAACGCCACGCCGGGAATGTTCGGGGAGCTGCTCCGGAACGCCGGCATGGGCGACCTCCGCGACTGTCCC AGTCGCTGCGGCCATCAACTGCGGACGACTCGCGTCCTCCTGAACAGCCCAGAGATCGTGGCCATCGGCCTGGTGTGGGACTCGGACCACTCCGACCTGGCCGAGGACGTCATTCACACCCTGGGCACGTGCCTGCGACTCGGAGAC CTGTTTTACAGAGTGACGGAGGAGAAGGCTCGGCGGGCGGAGCTCTACCTGGTGGGCGTAGTCTGCTATTACGGCCGCCACTACTCCACCTTCTTTTTCCAAACCAAAATACGACGCTGGATGTACTTTGACGACGCGCACGTCAAGGAG ATCGGTCCCAAGTGGAAGGACGTGGTGTGGCGCTGCATTAAGGGCCACTACCAGCCCCTCCTGCTTCTCTACGCCGACCCCCGCGGCACCCCGGTGCCGGCCCAGGACCGGGACCCGGCACCGCGCCACGACAAGGCCAGCTACGACAGCGAGGACTCGG GTCGCGAGCCGTCCGTCTCCAGCGACGCTCGCACCGATTCGTCCACGGAGAGCGGCTCGTCCCGCCGGCCCTCGCGCCCCACGACGACCGTCGCCGGCTCCGGTCGCCTCGACGAACCGGAAGCTGTAG GCTCCGCGCCGGACGCCAAACAGCAGCCCCAGCCTTGGAGGAAGGGAGGACCGGTCCTCGGCCCCGTCCGGGACAGGAGGCGGGGCTCCAACCGCCCTCGCAGGGCCAAAGCGGACGGTGAATCCTCGTGGGCCGGTTATCACAGTGAAG GGGAGACGCTGAAGGAGCGGCAGGTTCCCCGCAAACTCTGCGACTGGAAGGAAAGCATGAGCGACATCCTCCACGGCCGaagcccctcctcctcctcgtcctcgccGGCGGCCGCCGGGACGGTCCCCGCCTCCCGTCCCGAAGCCGCCCGGGCCGGGCGCCGCCCCTCGTGGAGGCCCCGGCACGAGGTGCTCAACATGGACGCCGTCTTGGCGCGACGCGGCCACGGCGGCTACAGCCCGCTGAGCGCCGCTCCCGCCGCCGAGGCCGGGGGCGGAGCTCCCCCGTCCGGGCTCATCCAAAGAATGGAGAGCGGGTACGAGAGCAGCGAGAGGAACGGCGGCAGCCCCGTGGACCCGGAGCG AGCTTCGGGACCGTCTTGGAGGAACGCCAGATCCAAAAGCGGCGGCCCCGTTCCACGGGAGGTCCTCCCGGCCTCCAGGGGGAGCCCCG CGCCCCCCGCGGGCCCCAGCGAGCTGGACGAGCTTCAGGAGAAGGTGCTGAAGAACGCCCGTGAAGAGGAGGAGCTGCGCAGGCGGGAGAAGGACAGGGAGGCCCGGCTCGGTTTCGACCCCAGACCCGGCAAGTACTTGGACCTGGACAAGCTGCAAATCCAGG GTCGGTGCGACGGTCCGGATCGGTGCCCGGAGGTGTCGGAGGCGGAGCTACTGCTGGACCAATCGGTGCGGCTGGAGCAGGCGCGCCAGGTGGCCGCCGCCCTCTCGGCGGTCAACGACGCCGTCT CTAAGCTAACGTGGGCgagcggcggcggtggtggcgaCGGCGTCTCGGGCGCTCACAGCCGACGGCAGCGGTGCCTGAGGAGAGCGCGCGGCCGGCAGCAGCGCCTTTTGCTTCTGCTGCGGCAGCAACGCCATCCCAG TGAAAAGCCTGTCCCGCACCAAATACTTTTGACAAAAACTTGTGACGAGCGACCGCCTCTCCCGGTCCCGCCTCTCCCGGTCCCGCCTCTCCCGGTCCCATCTGAATTCCCCCCGCCCACCCAGCGGAAGGGGGAGGAGCCTTTTCCCCCCGCCGGGAAGTGGTCCCGCTCCCCTCTCGTGGACCCGGCTCCGCCCCCCGGGACTTCCCGTCCGTGGGGCGCCGGAGGCGTGCCGCCGGTGGAGCGCTGGGCGCAAAACGTCAACAGATACTACAACTCCCAGAATGCAACGGCGACGGAGCCCCCCGACGAGGAGCTGTCGGAGCTGGACTCGCTATACCAAGCTAGCCTGCGCTGCCACTTTTCCAACACCAAGACAG AAGCGCGGAGGACGCTGTCTGCCCCGCGCCATTCCGAAACCCCAACGGCGGAGATGGAGAGGCGCGCATGGCGGACGCCGGGCGCCGAAGACGACGACGAGAGCTACAGCGCGGAAAACCTTCGCCGCGTGTGGCAAAATCTCCGGCGCTCT GCGTCCGCCGCGTCCACGGCCGCCCGTTCCTCGTCCCACGACGGCGTCCGGTGGCGTTCGGCGCCCCCGCGGTCCTCAG ACGCGACGGCGGCGCCGCCCCTGACTTACGGGACTCTACCCGCCGCCCTTCGTCGTGGTACTTCCTGGACACTCCCCGGGCGGCCAAGAGGGGGCGCCCCTCTCGCCCTGCACGCCTCCCCGTTCCAGCGCCGCCCACGTGAGTCGCCGTCATGA
- the LOC144084355 gene encoding ubiquitin carboxyl-terminal hydrolase 54-like isoform X2 → MSWKRNYFTAGGGGTAATWTSVASSKGLSNEPGQNSCFLNSALQVLWHLDIFRRSFRQLTSHKCMEDSCVFCALKGIFAQFQHSSDTVLPSDALRSALAETFRDERRFQLGTMDDAAECFENILTRMHFHVAEESREDVCTARCCIPHRKFAMTLLEQCVCSSCGASSDPLPFVQMVHYVSTTSLCNQAVKMLESRQNATPGMFGELLRNAGMGDLRDCPSRCGHQLRTTRVLLNSPEIVAIGLVWDSDHSDLAEDVIHTLGTCLRLGDLFYRVTEEKARRAELYLVGVVCYYGRHYSTFFFQTKIRRWMYFDDAHVKEIGPKWKDVVWRCIKGHYQPLLLLYADPRGTPVPAQDRDPAPRHDKASYDSEDSGREPSVSSDARTDSSTESGSSRRPSRPTTTVAGSGRLDEPEAVGSAPDAKQQPQPWRKGGPVLGPVRDRRRGSNRPRRAKADGESSWAGYHSEGETLKERQVPRKLCDWKESMSDILHGRSPSSSSSSPAAAGTVPASRPEAARAGRRPSWRPRHEVLNMDAVLARRGHGGYSPLSAAPAAEAGGGAPPSGLIQRMESGYESSERNGGSPVDPERASGPSWRNARSKSGGPVPREVLPASRGSPAPPAGPSELDELQEKVLKNAREEEELRRREKDREARLGFDPRPGKYLDLDKLQIQGRCDGPDRCPEVSEAELLLDQSVRLEQARQVAAALSAVNDAVLKSLSRTKYF, encoded by the exons ATGTCCTGGAAGAGGAACTACTTTacggcgggcggcggcggcacgGCGGCCACGTGGACCTCCGTCGCATCCAGTAAAGGGCTGAGCAACGAGCCGGGACAAAACAGCTGCTTCCTAAATAGCGCCCTGCAG GTCCTTTGGCATTTGGACATTTTCCGCCGCAGCTTCCGACAGCTGACGTCCCACAAGTGCATGGAGGACTCGTGTGTCTTCTGCGCTCTCAAG GGCATCTTCGCCCAGTTCCAGCACAGCAGCGACACGGTCCTGCCCTCGGACGCCCTCCGCAGCGCCCTGGCCGAGACCTTCCGGGACGAGCGGCGCTTCCAGCTGGGCACCATGGACGACGCCGCCGAGTGCTTT GAGAACATCCTGACCAGGATGCACTTCCACGTGGCCGAGGAGTCCCGAGAAGACGTCTGCACGGCCAGGTGCTGCATCCCGCATCGCAAGTTCGCCATGACGCTCTTGGAACAG TGTGTGTGCAGCAGCTGCGGCGCATCTTCGGACCCGTTGCCCTTCGTTCAAATGGTCCATTATGTCTCCACCACCTCCCTGTG CAACCAGGCGGTGAAGATGCTGGAGTCCCGGCAGAACGCCACGCCGGGAATGTTCGGGGAGCTGCTCCGGAACGCCGGCATGGGCGACCTCCGCGACTGTCCC AGTCGCTGCGGCCATCAACTGCGGACGACTCGCGTCCTCCTGAACAGCCCAGAGATCGTGGCCATCGGCCTGGTGTGGGACTCGGACCACTCCGACCTGGCCGAGGACGTCATTCACACCCTGGGCACGTGCCTGCGACTCGGAGAC CTGTTTTACAGAGTGACGGAGGAGAAGGCTCGGCGGGCGGAGCTCTACCTGGTGGGCGTAGTCTGCTATTACGGCCGCCACTACTCCACCTTCTTTTTCCAAACCAAAATACGACGCTGGATGTACTTTGACGACGCGCACGTCAAGGAG ATCGGTCCCAAGTGGAAGGACGTGGTGTGGCGCTGCATTAAGGGCCACTACCAGCCCCTCCTGCTTCTCTACGCCGACCCCCGCGGCACCCCGGTGCCGGCCCAGGACCGGGACCCGGCACCGCGCCACGACAAGGCCAGCTACGACAGCGAGGACTCGG GTCGCGAGCCGTCCGTCTCCAGCGACGCTCGCACCGATTCGTCCACGGAGAGCGGCTCGTCCCGCCGGCCCTCGCGCCCCACGACGACCGTCGCCGGCTCCGGTCGCCTCGACGAACCGGAAGCTGTAG GCTCCGCGCCGGACGCCAAACAGCAGCCCCAGCCTTGGAGGAAGGGAGGACCGGTCCTCGGCCCCGTCCGGGACAGGAGGCGGGGCTCCAACCGCCCTCGCAGGGCCAAAGCGGACGGTGAATCCTCGTGGGCCGGTTATCACAGTGAAG GGGAGACGCTGAAGGAGCGGCAGGTTCCCCGCAAACTCTGCGACTGGAAGGAAAGCATGAGCGACATCCTCCACGGCCGaagcccctcctcctcctcgtcctcgccGGCGGCCGCCGGGACGGTCCCCGCCTCCCGTCCCGAAGCCGCCCGGGCCGGGCGCCGCCCCTCGTGGAGGCCCCGGCACGAGGTGCTCAACATGGACGCCGTCTTGGCGCGACGCGGCCACGGCGGCTACAGCCCGCTGAGCGCCGCTCCCGCCGCCGAGGCCGGGGGCGGAGCTCCCCCGTCCGGGCTCATCCAAAGAATGGAGAGCGGGTACGAGAGCAGCGAGAGGAACGGCGGCAGCCCCGTGGACCCGGAGCG AGCTTCGGGACCGTCTTGGAGGAACGCCAGATCCAAAAGCGGCGGCCCCGTTCCACGGGAGGTCCTCCCGGCCTCCAGGGGGAGCCCCG CGCCCCCCGCGGGCCCCAGCGAGCTGGACGAGCTTCAGGAGAAGGTGCTGAAGAACGCCCGTGAAGAGGAGGAGCTGCGCAGGCGGGAGAAGGACAGGGAGGCCCGGCTCGGTTTCGACCCCAGACCCGGCAAGTACTTGGACCTGGACAAGCTGCAAATCCAGG GTCGGTGCGACGGTCCGGATCGGTGCCCGGAGGTGTCGGAGGCGGAGCTACTGCTGGACCAATCGGTGCGGCTGGAGCAGGCGCGCCAGGTGGCCGCCGCCCTCTCGGCGGTCAACGACGCCGTCT TGAAAAGCCTGTCCCGCACCAAATACTTTTGA